A single window of Halotalea alkalilenta DNA harbors:
- the purL gene encoding phosphoribosylformylglycinamidine synthase, which translates to MLELRGASALSAFRHAKLLDRLRQAAPDIEALFAHYIYFVDLRGELDALSRARLAELLGASDERAAPGEGALYLVVPRLGTLSPWSSKASEIVRNCGLDGVARVERGIAYRVSTRGLPSAEQSQAIAAVLHDRMTQTVLFDSSDAAKLFEQHVPRPLAEVEVIEQGRAALEQANKRLGLALADDEIDYLVEAFQGLGRNPTDVELMMFAQANSEHCRHKIFNADWTIDGAPQPRSLFKMIRNTHERSPEGVLSAYSDNAAIIEGPEAGRFFPDPESRVYGAHPEPVHILMKVETHNHPTAIAPYPGAATGAGGEIRDEGATGIGGKPKAGLTGFSVSNLRIPDFVQPWEAHDYGRPERIKSALEIMIEGPIGGAAFNNEFGRPNLAGYFRTLEIDAVGANGIERRGYHKPIMIAGGYGNVRPGHVDKREIPVGAKLIVLGGPAMLIGLGGGAASSVASGGSEAALDFASVQRDNAEMERRAQEAIDRCWALGEDNPIRFIHDVGAGGLSNALPELVKDGGRGGLFDLAAVPSAEPGMSPLELWCNESQERYVLAVAADDLERFDAICARERAPYAVVGEALEAHTLTVRDGRIERAEAGERAPIDLPMSVLFGKPPKMSRSFERRSIELPGVDLENLDLREAFERVLRLPAVASKSFLITIGDRSITGQVARDQMVGPWQVPVADCAVTTSAFDTHAGEAMAMGERTPSAMIDAAASARMAVAETITNLAAARIGKIQDIKLSANWMSAADHPGENQALFDAVHAVGMELCPALGIAIPVGKDSMSMRTVWRDEKENREKSVTAPLSLIVSGFAPVLDAMATLTPELARDEPSVLLLIDLGRGRQRLGGSALAQVYGQVGSECPDLDSSDDLAAFFSTIQALNAEGRLLAYHDRSDGGLAVTLAEMAFAGRLGLEVALDSIVEEPHGVAAALFNEEPGAVIQVRADDLEAVQARLVEAGLGDACHPIALPRDDDRLSFTLFGEALLELPRTVGQRIWAETSYRIQALRDNPECAQQEFDALLDERDPGLNASLGFDVDEDIAAPYLGLATRPRVAILREQGVNGQLEMAACFDHAGFEAVDVHMSDLLEGRVSLEGFKGLVACGGFSYGDVLGAGGGWAKSILYHGQVRDQFASFFERVDSFSLGVCNGCQMLSQLSELIPGAEQWPRFVRNRSEQFEARVSMVQIEKSPAVLLAGMEGSRMPIAVAHGEGLAQFRDDGHLRSIQSQGQVALRYVDNHGSATTRYPANPNGSPSGITGLTTPDGRVLIMMPHPERVARAVTNSWRPREWRRDGAWMRIFRNARRFVD; encoded by the coding sequence ATGCTCGAACTGCGAGGTGCGAGTGCACTTTCTGCGTTCCGTCACGCCAAACTGCTCGATCGCCTGCGCCAAGCGGCGCCGGACATCGAGGCGCTGTTCGCCCATTACATCTACTTCGTCGATCTGCGCGGCGAGCTGGATGCACTGAGCCGTGCGCGGCTTGCCGAGCTGCTGGGGGCCAGCGATGAGCGTGCCGCCCCTGGAGAAGGCGCGCTCTATCTGGTGGTGCCGCGCCTCGGCACGCTGTCGCCTTGGTCGTCGAAGGCCAGTGAGATCGTGCGCAACTGCGGTCTCGACGGCGTAGCGCGGGTCGAGCGGGGCATTGCCTACCGGGTTTCCACCCGAGGCCTGCCGAGTGCCGAGCAGTCGCAGGCGATCGCCGCGGTTCTGCACGACCGCATGACCCAGACGGTACTGTTCGACTCGAGCGACGCGGCCAAGCTGTTCGAACAGCACGTGCCGCGGCCGCTCGCCGAGGTCGAGGTGATCGAGCAGGGGCGCGCGGCGCTCGAACAGGCCAACAAGCGCCTTGGGCTAGCGTTGGCCGATGACGAGATCGACTATCTGGTCGAGGCCTTCCAGGGGCTCGGGCGCAATCCGACCGATGTCGAGCTGATGATGTTCGCCCAGGCCAACTCCGAACACTGCCGGCACAAGATCTTCAATGCCGACTGGACGATCGACGGCGCGCCCCAGCCACGCTCGCTGTTCAAGATGATCCGCAACACCCATGAGCGCTCCCCCGAAGGGGTGCTGTCGGCCTACAGCGACAACGCCGCGATCATCGAAGGGCCCGAGGCCGGACGCTTCTTCCCCGATCCCGAGAGCCGGGTCTACGGTGCGCACCCTGAGCCCGTGCACATCCTGATGAAAGTGGAGACCCACAACCACCCGACCGCGATCGCTCCCTATCCGGGGGCGGCGACCGGTGCCGGTGGCGAGATCCGTGACGAGGGCGCCACCGGGATCGGCGGTAAACCGAAGGCGGGCCTGACCGGCTTCAGCGTGTCCAACCTGCGTATTCCCGACTTCGTCCAGCCCTGGGAAGCGCACGACTACGGGCGTCCGGAGCGGATCAAGAGCGCGCTCGAGATCATGATCGAGGGGCCGATCGGCGGGGCTGCGTTCAACAATGAGTTCGGCCGTCCCAATCTGGCCGGCTACTTCCGTACCCTCGAGATCGATGCGGTAGGCGCCAACGGTATCGAGCGGCGCGGCTACCACAAGCCGATCATGATCGCCGGCGGTTACGGTAACGTCCGCCCCGGGCATGTCGACAAACGCGAGATCCCGGTGGGCGCCAAGCTGATCGTCCTCGGTGGACCGGCGATGCTGATCGGGCTGGGCGGCGGCGCCGCCTCTTCGGTCGCCTCCGGCGGTTCCGAGGCGGCGCTCGACTTCGCCTCGGTGCAGCGCGACAACGCCGAGATGGAGCGTCGGGCCCAGGAGGCGATCGACCGCTGCTGGGCGCTGGGTGAGGACAATCCGATTCGCTTCATCCACGACGTCGGCGCGGGCGGACTCTCCAACGCCCTGCCCGAGCTGGTCAAGGACGGTGGGCGCGGTGGACTGTTCGACCTGGCCGCGGTACCCAGCGCCGAGCCGGGGATGAGCCCGCTCGAGCTTTGGTGCAACGAGTCCCAGGAGCGCTACGTACTGGCGGTGGCGGCGGACGATCTCGAGCGCTTCGATGCGATCTGCGCCCGCGAGCGTGCGCCCTATGCGGTGGTCGGCGAGGCGCTCGAGGCGCACACCCTGACCGTGCGTGACGGTCGTATCGAGCGGGCCGAGGCGGGCGAGCGCGCGCCGATCGATCTGCCGATGAGCGTACTGTTCGGCAAGCCGCCGAAGATGTCGCGCAGCTTCGAGCGCCGGTCGATCGAACTGCCGGGGGTGGATCTGGAGAATCTCGATCTGCGCGAGGCGTTCGAGCGCGTGCTCAGGCTGCCCGCGGTGGCTTCCAAGAGCTTTTTGATCACCATCGGCGACCGCTCGATCACAGGCCAGGTCGCCCGCGACCAGATGGTCGGCCCCTGGCAGGTGCCAGTGGCGGACTGCGCGGTCACCACCAGTGCCTTCGACACCCATGCGGGCGAGGCGATGGCGATGGGCGAGCGTACGCCGAGCGCGATGATCGACGCTGCCGCCTCGGCGCGCATGGCGGTCGCCGAGACGATCACCAACCTCGCCGCCGCGCGGATCGGCAAGATCCAGGACATCAAACTGTCGGCCAACTGGATGAGCGCTGCCGATCATCCTGGCGAGAACCAGGCGCTGTTCGATGCCGTCCACGCGGTCGGTATGGAGCTCTGCCCAGCGCTCGGCATCGCGATCCCGGTGGGCAAGGACTCGATGTCGATGCGCACGGTGTGGCGCGACGAAAAAGAAAACCGCGAGAAATCGGTCACCGCGCCCCTGTCGCTGATCGTTTCCGGCTTCGCCCCGGTACTCGATGCGATGGCCACGCTCACTCCGGAGCTTGCGCGTGACGAACCCAGCGTGCTGCTGCTGATCGATCTTGGCCGCGGTCGCCAGCGCCTCGGCGGCTCGGCGCTGGCGCAGGTATACGGTCAGGTGGGCAGCGAGTGTCCCGATCTCGACTCGAGCGACGATCTCGCCGCGTTCTTCTCCACCATCCAGGCGCTCAACGCCGAGGGCAGGCTGCTTGCCTACCACGACCGCAGCGACGGTGGACTGGCGGTGACGCTTGCCGAGATGGCCTTCGCTGGCCGCCTCGGCCTCGAGGTCGCGCTCGATTCGATCGTCGAAGAGCCTCACGGGGTCGCAGCGGCGCTGTTCAACGAGGAGCCGGGTGCGGTGATCCAGGTGCGCGCCGACGATCTCGAAGCGGTGCAGGCTCGCCTGGTCGAGGCGGGCCTGGGAGATGCTTGTCATCCGATCGCGCTGCCGCGCGACGACGATCGGCTGAGCTTCACCCTGTTCGGCGAAGCGCTGCTCGAGCTGCCGCGTACCGTGGGGCAGCGGATCTGGGCCGAGACCAGCTATCGCATCCAGGCGCTGCGTGACAATCCCGAATGCGCGCAGCAAGAGTTCGATGCGCTGCTCGACGAGCGCGACCCCGGGCTCAATGCGAGCCTGGGCTTCGACGTCGACGAGGACATCGCCGCGCCCTACCTCGGCCTTGCTACCCGGCCAAGGGTCGCGATCCTGCGCGAGCAGGGCGTCAACGGCCAGCTCGAAATGGCGGCCTGCTTCGATCATGCCGGTTTCGAAGCCGTCGACGTGCACATGTCGGATCTGCTCGAAGGACGTGTGAGCCTCGAGGGCTTCAAGGGGCTGGTCGCCTGCGGCGGTTTCTCCTACGGCGACGTGCTCGGCGCCGGTGGCGGCTGGGCCAAGTCGATCCTCTATCACGGCCAGGTGCGCGATCAGTTCGCCAGCTTCTTCGAGCGTGTCGATAGCTTCTCGCTCGGGGTCTGCAACGGTTGCCAGATGCTTTCCCAGCTCTCTGAGCTGATTCCTGGCGCCGAGCAGTGGCCGCGCTTCGTGCGCAACCGTTCAGAGCAGTTCGAGGCGCGCGTGTCGATGGTCCAGATAGAGAAGTCGCCGGCGGTGTTGCTCGCCGGCATGGAAGGCTCGCGCATGCCGATCGCGGTCGCCCACGGTGAAGGTCTGGCCCAGTTCCGTGACGATGGCCACCTGCGCTCGATCCAGAGCCAAGGGCAGGTCGCGCTGCGCTACGTCGACAACCATGGCAGTGCCACCACTCGGTATCCGGCCAACCCCAACGGTTCTCCCTCCGGGATCACCGGACTGACCACGCCTGATGGCCGAGTGCTGATCATGATGCCTCACCCCGAGCGCGTCGCTCGTGCGGTCACCAACTCCTGGCGTCCGCGCGAGTGGCGCCGGGACGGTGCCTGGATGCGGATCTTCCGCAACGCGCGGCGCTTCGTCGACTGA
- a CDS encoding chorismate--pyruvate lyase family protein — protein sequence MPVISPAWRSTAFRLDRTSRTWLFLPGALTEALRALGTFSLEPLSERRERLGMDEAWALGVRPGGPAWIREVLMRLDGVPCVAARSVTPLPASRGVWRSLRGRGSRPLGESLYGDPAIRRDAFTWCRPTPSDFLGVLIARCEGDDPACDRTIVPLRAPLARRSRFLRKGEPLLVAECFLSGFWSGFAVGAAVPRLTPRWSLAERRFAGQRRTV from the coding sequence ATGCCGGTCATATCCCCCGCTTGGCGGTCAACCGCCTTTCGCCTCGATCGCACCTCTCGTACCTGGCTGTTCCTCCCCGGGGCTCTGACCGAAGCCCTGCGCGCACTCGGTACGTTCAGCCTCGAGCCGCTGAGCGAACGGCGGGAGCGGTTGGGAATGGACGAAGCCTGGGCGCTCGGCGTGCGCCCGGGCGGCCCTGCATGGATACGCGAGGTGCTGATGCGTCTCGATGGCGTACCCTGCGTCGCCGCGCGCAGCGTCACCCCCCTGCCCGCCTCGCGCGGCGTCTGGCGCAGCCTGCGCGGGCGTGGATCGCGCCCGCTCGGTGAAAGCCTCTATGGCGACCCTGCGATTCGCCGGGATGCGTTCACTTGGTGCCGGCCCACGCCGAGCGACTTCCTCGGCGTTCTGATCGCGAGATGCGAAGGCGACGACCCGGCTTGCGACCGCACGATCGTTCCCCTGCGAGCCCCGCTGGCGCGGCGTTCGCGCTTTCTCCGCAAGGGCGAGCCGCTGCTGGTGGCCGAGTGCTTTCTCAGCGGGTTCTGGTCGGGCTTCGCCGTGGGCGCGGCAGTACCAAGGCTCACTCCCCGCTGGTCGCTGGCCGAGCGGCGCTTCGCCGGGCAGCGAAGAACCGTTTGA
- the tadA gene encoding tRNA adenosine(34) deaminase TadA → MQPRSDEYYMYRALDQAHRALAEGEVPVGAVVVDAKGEIIGVGHNAPISRCDPCAHAEIAAMRAAAERLGNYRLIGCTLYVTLEPCMMCLGAAVNARLARVVYGAAEPKTGMVESRANLIQQPWHAHQPSVEAGLLAAASRRLLKRFFAARRSAARPATSGE, encoded by the coding sequence ATGCAGCCAAGAAGTGATGAGTACTATATGTATCGCGCCCTCGATCAAGCGCATCGAGCGCTCGCCGAGGGCGAGGTGCCGGTGGGCGCGGTGGTGGTCGACGCGAAAGGGGAGATCATAGGCGTTGGGCACAATGCGCCGATCTCCCGCTGCGACCCTTGCGCCCATGCCGAGATCGCCGCAATGCGAGCAGCAGCCGAGCGGCTCGGCAATTACCGGCTGATCGGCTGCACGCTCTACGTCACCCTCGAGCCTTGCATGATGTGCCTGGGTGCCGCGGTCAACGCGCGTCTCGCGCGAGTGGTGTACGGCGCCGCCGAACCGAAGACCGGCATGGTCGAATCCCGTGCCAACCTGATCCAGCAGCCCTGGCATGCCCACCAGCCGAGCGTCGAGGCCGGGCTGCTGGCGGCAGCCTCCCGGCGGCTGCTCAAACGGTTCTTCGCTGCCCGGCGAAGCGCCGCTCGGCCAGCGACCAGCGGGGAGTGA
- a CDS encoding EAL domain-containing protein yields MHHHSWPARYSPQQLSRRLSKAIDSDTIVPYFQPLVDLRSERISSFEVLARWHDQQLGTIPPEVFIPLAEREGLLDTLCLGLVARACEQAASWPGDFKLSVNVTPPQLQRAKLTGQLIDRVIDSGFPISRLQVEITETALFSDMSIALEEIERLKCLGVGLVLDDFGAGVAGLHRLQSFPFDTLKIDANFVRSLDSRRASRKIVSAIIGLGHSLGMRIVAEGVEEHTQAACLIALGCDLGQGWLFGRPQPATETLRLLMERGISPAPQKPARQHHRLMELRTLYARLPMALGFYDATLGHVDSNALFQREMPHASRLDERRLDQLLPPPMDQACHQWHQQLRQGDDTAFGCSLDASGTSRLDAHPVRDEDGVLIGISVIIARH; encoded by the coding sequence ATGCACCACCACAGCTGGCCTGCCCGCTACTCACCGCAGCAGTTGTCTCGCCGACTGAGCAAGGCGATCGATAGTGACACCATCGTTCCCTACTTCCAGCCGCTGGTCGACCTGCGCAGTGAGCGAATATCGAGTTTCGAGGTGCTGGCACGCTGGCATGACCAGCAGCTGGGCACGATCCCTCCGGAAGTGTTCATTCCCCTCGCCGAGCGCGAGGGCCTGCTCGACACCCTCTGCCTCGGCCTGGTCGCGCGTGCCTGCGAACAGGCAGCGAGCTGGCCTGGGGATTTCAAGCTCTCGGTCAACGTCACGCCGCCCCAACTGCAGCGCGCCAAGCTGACCGGGCAGTTGATCGATCGGGTCATCGACAGTGGCTTCCCGATCTCGCGGCTGCAAGTCGAGATCACCGAGACCGCGCTGTTCAGCGACATGTCCATTGCGCTCGAAGAGATCGAGCGGCTGAAATGTCTGGGCGTCGGCCTGGTACTCGACGATTTCGGTGCAGGCGTCGCGGGCCTCCACCGACTGCAAAGCTTCCCGTTCGACACGCTCAAGATCGATGCGAACTTCGTGCGCTCGCTCGACAGTCGCCGCGCCAGCCGCAAGATCGTCTCCGCGATCATCGGCCTCGGGCACAGCCTGGGCATGCGCATCGTCGCCGAAGGCGTCGAGGAGCACACCCAGGCCGCTTGCCTGATCGCACTCGGCTGCGATCTTGGCCAGGGCTGGCTGTTCGGCCGTCCACAGCCGGCGACGGAGACCCTTCGCCTGCTTATGGAAAGGGGCATCTCGCCGGCTCCACAAAAGCCGGCGCGCCAGCATCATCGACTGATGGAGCTGCGCACGCTGTATGCCCGACTACCGATGGCTTTGGGCTTCTACGACGCGACCCTTGGCCATGTCGACTCCAACGCACTGTTCCAGCGGGAGATGCCGCATGCGAGCAGGCTGGACGAACGCCGGCTCGACCAACTGCTGCCCCCACCGATGGACCAGGCCTGCCATCAATGGCACCAGCAGCTGCGCCAGGGCGACGACACGGCTTTCGGCTGCTCGCTCGATGCCTCGGGCACCTCGCGGCTCGACGCACACCCAGTCCGGGACGAAGATGGCGTCCTGATCGGGATATCGGTGATCATCGCCCGGCACTGA
- the nadE gene encoding ammonia-dependent NAD(+) synthetase, with product MSTLRQTIIAELAVKPEIDPVAEIAARVEFIQRYLRATRAKGLVLGISGGQDSTLTGRLCQLAVEGLREAGEAVTFYAVRLPYGVQADEADAQVSLGFIRPDEVVTINVKPAADAQSASVAEAMAAVLGGEARLRDFVRGNVKARERMVAQYALAGQLGCLVVGTDHAAEAVTGFFTKYGDGGVDLTPLTGLTKRQGAALLRELGAPESTWSKVPTADLEDDRPALPDEEALGLRYAEIDDYLEGREVSAVCAERVEAMFLATRHKRAVPVTPFDDWWL from the coding sequence ATGAGCACACTGCGTCAGACCATCATCGCCGAACTCGCCGTCAAGCCGGAAATCGATCCCGTCGCCGAGATCGCGGCGCGGGTCGAGTTCATCCAGCGCTACCTGCGCGCCACGCGCGCCAAGGGGCTGGTGCTGGGGATCAGCGGCGGCCAGGACTCGACCCTCACCGGGCGGCTTTGCCAGCTCGCCGTCGAGGGCCTGCGCGAGGCTGGCGAGGCGGTGACGTTCTATGCCGTGCGGCTGCCCTATGGCGTGCAGGCGGATGAAGCCGATGCCCAGGTATCGCTTGGCTTCATCCGCCCCGATGAGGTGGTCACGATCAACGTGAAGCCGGCGGCCGATGCCCAGTCGGCGAGTGTCGCGGAGGCAATGGCGGCAGTGCTTGGCGGTGAGGCCCGGCTGCGGGACTTCGTCCGTGGCAACGTCAAGGCGCGCGAGCGGATGGTCGCGCAGTACGCGCTGGCGGGACAGCTCGGCTGTCTGGTGGTCGGCACCGACCATGCCGCCGAGGCGGTCACCGGCTTCTTCACCAAGTACGGCGACGGCGGCGTCGACCTTACCCCACTCACCGGCCTGACCAAGCGCCAGGGCGCGGCGCTGTTGCGCGAGCTCGGCGCGCCCGAGAGTACCTGGAGCAAGGTGCCGACCGCCGATCTCGAGGACGATCGCCCGGCGCTGCCCGATGAGGAGGCGCTGGGGCTGCGCTACGCTGAGATCGACGACTACCTGGAGGGACGCGAGGTGAGCGCCGTCTGCGCCGAGCGGGTCGAAGCGATGTTCCTCGCCACCCGTCACAAACGTGCGGTGCCGGTCACCCCGTTCGATGACTGGTGGCTTTAG
- the mqo gene encoding malate dehydrogenase (quinone) codes for MSVSGDIERMNQPATETADVVLIGAGVMSATLAVLLKELDPEAKVEIVEQLDGAASESSFAWNNAGTGHAALCELNYTPRNKDGSISIEKAVRINTAFEESKQFWSYLIEQGAIESARRFLNPVPHMSFVRGAKDVEFLRKRFEAMSAHPCFADMRYSESPEQIAEWAPLLMRGRKGDDPIAATRVDQGTDVDFGALTRQLLRHLDSLGGARVSYKQRVASLEREANGDWLLELDVDHGKRSRQLRARFVFVGAGGGALPLLQKSGIPEAQGYAGFPVSGQWLRCDDPKLVAQHKAKVYSQASVGAPPMSVPHLDTRVVDGRSSLLFGPFAGFTTKFLKTGSPLDLPLSVRADNLRPMLSVARDNFSLVKYLVGQVLQTPKQRIEALREFFPEASEEDWRLEIAGQRVQIIKRDAKRGGKLEFGTELVTAADGSLAALLGASPGASTAVSTMLQLIERCFPERYQSEDWQSRLGAIFTARAGQLAQDGKRLAEVRERTHRVLELTPQPAQA; via the coding sequence ATGAGCGTTTCCGGGGACATTGAGCGGATGAACCAACCTGCGACAGAAACGGCAGATGTAGTCTTGATCGGCGCCGGCGTGATGAGCGCCACGCTGGCGGTACTTCTCAAGGAGCTCGACCCAGAGGCCAAGGTGGAAATCGTCGAGCAGCTCGACGGCGCCGCTTCGGAGAGCTCCTTCGCCTGGAACAACGCAGGCACCGGTCACGCCGCGCTGTGCGAACTCAACTACACACCACGCAACAAAGATGGCTCGATCAGCATCGAGAAAGCGGTGCGGATCAACACCGCGTTCGAGGAATCGAAGCAGTTCTGGAGCTATCTGATCGAGCAGGGCGCGATCGAATCGGCCCGTCGCTTCCTCAATCCGGTGCCGCACATGAGCTTCGTGCGCGGTGCCAAGGACGTCGAGTTCCTGCGCAAGCGCTTCGAGGCGATGAGCGCCCACCCCTGCTTCGCCGACATGCGCTACAGCGAAAGTCCCGAGCAGATCGCCGAGTGGGCGCCACTGCTGATGCGCGGGCGCAAGGGCGATGACCCGATCGCCGCGACCCGCGTCGACCAGGGTACGGATGTCGACTTCGGTGCGCTCACCCGCCAGCTCCTGCGCCATCTCGACAGCCTTGGCGGTGCACGGGTCAGCTACAAGCAAAGAGTCGCGAGCCTCGAGCGTGAGGCGAACGGCGACTGGCTGCTCGAGCTCGACGTCGACCACGGCAAGCGCAGCCGCCAGCTGCGCGCGCGCTTCGTCTTCGTCGGTGCCGGCGGCGGCGCGCTGCCGCTGCTGCAGAAAAGCGGTATCCCCGAAGCCCAGGGCTATGCAGGCTTCCCGGTCAGCGGCCAGTGGCTACGCTGCGACGACCCCAAGCTGGTGGCCCAGCACAAGGCCAAGGTCTACAGCCAGGCATCGGTCGGCGCACCGCCGATGTCGGTACCGCACCTCGACACCCGGGTAGTGGACGGCCGCTCTTCGCTGCTGTTCGGTCCGTTCGCAGGCTTCACCACCAAGTTCCTCAAGACCGGCTCTCCGCTCGACCTGCCGCTCAGCGTTCGCGCCGACAACCTGCGCCCGATGCTCTCGGTGGCGCGTGACAACTTCTCGCTGGTCAAGTACCTGGTCGGGCAGGTGCTGCAGACGCCGAAGCAGCGCATCGAGGCGCTGCGGGAGTTCTTCCCCGAGGCAAGCGAAGAGGACTGGCGTCTCGAGATCGCCGGTCAACGGGTGCAGATCATCAAGCGCGACGCCAAGCGCGGCGGCAAGCTCGAGTTCGGCACCGAGCTGGTCACCGCGGCCGACGGCTCGCTCGCCGCCCTTCTCGGCGCCTCACCCGGTGCGTCCACCGCGGTGTCTACGATGCTGCAACTGATCGAGCGCTGCTTCCCTGAGCGCTACCAGAGCGAAGACTGGCAGTCCCGCCTTGGCGCGATCTTCACCGCCCGCGCCGGACAGCTGGCCCAGGACGGTAAACGGCTGGCCGAAGTCCGTGAACGTACCCATCGGGTACTCGAGCTCACCCCGCAGCCGGCGCAGGCCTGA
- the cls gene encoding cardiolipin synthase, which produces MSTTSLFGLFLILVHIAGIIAALDAVRRARTTQGAIAWAVLLLSFPYFALLPYLVLGSARFERYVGARRQENRRMRERVPHLPWDLDAEHDAVDGLPASARLTRMPLLHGNQVRLLVDGEATFAAIFAAIERAERQVLVQFFTIADDALGRRLFDALLARAAKGVEVYLLCDEIGSHGLPSAHLERLRAGGVKAYKFVTQSGFGFNRFQINFRNHRKLVVVDGEQAFIGGHNVSLLYLGAKPPLAPWRDTHIALEGPVVGCLQYTFAEDWYWSAGELPTLCVPPRRDAGQMRCQALPFGPADIYETCMLSLVEAINRARRRLWLTTPYLVPDEAVSAALTLAVQRGVEVRILVPSRPDHLIVYLASQFCARQAVHDGIEIYRYLPGFIHQKVWLVDDDFAVIGSANLDNRSLRLNFEQMVAVFDQGFASEVAAMLERDFEQARRLDRAQLDAVPRWRQAVERVAHLFSPVL; this is translated from the coding sequence GTGAGCACTACCTCACTGTTCGGCCTGTTCCTGATCCTGGTCCATATCGCTGGCATCATTGCGGCGCTCGATGCGGTGCGTCGAGCGCGCACCACTCAGGGTGCGATCGCTTGGGCGGTGCTGCTGCTGTCGTTTCCCTATTTCGCGCTGCTGCCTTATCTGGTCCTCGGCAGCGCGCGTTTCGAGCGCTACGTTGGGGCGCGGCGCCAGGAAAACCGCCGGATGCGCGAGCGGGTACCGCATCTGCCGTGGGATCTGGACGCCGAGCATGATGCAGTCGATGGGCTTCCAGCCTCAGCGAGGCTGACCCGGATGCCATTGCTGCACGGCAACCAGGTGCGCCTGCTGGTCGACGGGGAGGCGACCTTCGCTGCGATCTTCGCCGCGATCGAGCGCGCCGAGCGCCAGGTGCTGGTGCAGTTTTTCACCATCGCCGACGATGCGCTGGGCCGTCGGCTGTTCGATGCGCTGCTCGCGCGGGCGGCCAAGGGCGTCGAGGTCTATTTGCTGTGCGACGAGATCGGCAGCCACGGACTGCCGTCCGCCCACCTCGAGCGGCTGCGCGCCGGCGGCGTCAAGGCCTACAAATTCGTCACCCAGAGCGGCTTCGGCTTCAATCGCTTCCAGATCAATTTCCGCAATCATCGCAAGCTGGTGGTGGTCGACGGCGAGCAGGCGTTCATCGGCGGCCACAACGTAAGCCTGCTCTATCTTGGCGCCAAGCCTCCGCTCGCGCCTTGGCGCGATACCCATATCGCACTGGAGGGGCCGGTGGTCGGTTGCCTGCAGTACACCTTCGCCGAGGACTGGTACTGGAGCGCGGGCGAGCTGCCCACCCTCTGCGTGCCGCCGCGCAGGGACGCAGGCCAGATGCGCTGCCAGGCGCTGCCCTTCGGTCCGGCCGATATCTACGAGACCTGCATGCTGTCGCTGGTCGAGGCGATCAATCGGGCGCGTCGTCGGCTATGGCTGACCACGCCCTATCTGGTGCCCGACGAGGCGGTGAGCGCGGCGCTGACGCTTGCGGTGCAGCGCGGCGTAGAGGTGCGCATCCTGGTGCCGTCGCGGCCCGATCATCTGATCGTCTATCTCGCCAGCCAGTTCTGCGCTCGCCAAGCGGTGCACGATGGTATCGAGATATACCGTTACCTGCCGGGGTTCATCCATCAGAAGGTGTGGCTGGTCGACGACGACTTCGCGGTGATCGGTAGTGCCAATCTCGACAACCGCTCGCTGCGGCTCAATTTCGAGCAGATGGTGGCGGTGTTCGACCAGGGATTCGCCTCGGAGGTGGCTGCAATGCTCGAGCGTGATTTCGAGCAGGCCCGGCGGCTCGATCGCGCCCAGCTCGACGCGGTGCCGCGCTGGCGCCAGGCCGTTGAGCGGGTCGCCCACCTGTTCTCGCCGGTGCTTTGA